In Zingiber officinale cultivar Zhangliang chromosome 8B, Zo_v1.1, whole genome shotgun sequence, a single genomic region encodes these proteins:
- the LOC122013960 gene encoding senescence-induced receptor-like serine/threonine-protein kinase: protein MQIAAYPSSSTTLQLSLAPDPGDLTEFYTVLYFCELQLNASRQFLIYLNGALLNDGRPLAPTYLLSDVVFNADPSLGFGECNITLVETGSSMLPPIINAIEVFTAMRNANVATNGQDVDAMLAIKGWYQVRRNWMGDPCSPQAYTWVGLNCTQNNSGVPMITAVNMSYSGLAGVITASFANLSALQYFQFTSPPSGLLVPTEILYEDVTDKVCKMIIDSGSCENIVFEEVVHKLQLKTDSHPKPYKLSWLSKGR, encoded by the exons ATGCAGATTGCAGCATACCCTAGCAGCTCCACCACACTTCAACTCAGCTTGGCACCCGATCCAGGAGACCTAACTGAGTTCTATACGGTCCTCTACTTCTGCGAGCTCCAGCTGAACGCCTCGAGGCAGTTCTTGATCTACCTCAATGGAGCCCTGCTGAACGACGGCAGGCCTTTGGCTCCAACCTACCTCCTCTCTGACGTCGTTTTCAATGCTGATCCAAGTTTAGGGTTTGGTGAGTGCAATATAACTCTTGTTGAAACAGGAAGCTCCATGCTTCCACCTATCATAAATGCCATTGAAGTCTTCACAGCAATGAGAAATGCAAATGTGGCAACCAATGGCCAAGATG tgGATGCAATGTTGGCAATCAAAGGGTGGTACCAGGTGAGAAGAAACTGGATGGGTGATCCATGCTCTCCACAAGCATATACTTGGGTTGGACTGAATTGTACACAGAATAACTCTGGTGTTCCGATGATCACTGCAGT CAATATGTCATACAGTGGATTGGCAGGTGTAATAACCGCATCCTTTGCCAACCTAAGTGCACTGCAATACTT CCAGTTCACCTCCCCTCCCTCCGGCCTACTTGTGCCAACAGAGATTCTTTATGAAGATG TTACAGATAAAGTTTGCAAGATGATTATTGATAGTGGAAGCTGTGAAAATATTGTATTTGAAGAAGTTGTGCACAAGCTTCAATTGAAGACGGATAGTCATCCAAAACCCTACAAGTTGTCATGGCTGAGCAAAGGGAGATGA
- the LOC122013962 gene encoding probable LRR receptor-like protein kinase At1g51890, protein MNCGIVLFNSAAKRTIKELQIGGGFGIVYYGHLEDATEVAVKLLTKSSSQGKEDFLSEAEHLTRVHHKNLVSLVGYCMDEDHLALVCEFMPKGNLKEYLKASQTETPLKWEQRLRIAIDAAQGLEYLHTGCKPPLVHRDVKTANILLNERLEAKIADFGLSKRFQDDNTGHTSTRIVGTIGYLDPEYYVNNQLSRKSDVYSFGVVLLELITGKSPIFSDLEDIHIVQWVKERLANGNIEDVIDTIICEEGVLNSSWKVANVALASTTHTSSTRPTMTEVVMELKECLAMYTDGDKMLKHGSSEVDPKLLEFHHVGSISDAEGPSAR, encoded by the exons ATGAATTGTGGAATAGTACTTTTTAACTCTGCAGCAAAACGCACCATCAAAGAGCTCCAAATTGGAG GAGGGTTTGGAATTGTTTACTATGGCCATTTGGAAGATGCTACTGAAGTTGCTGTCAAGTTGCTGACCAAATCATcttcacaaggaaaagaagatttTCTTTCTGAG GCTGAACATTTGACAAGGGTTCATCACAAGAATTTGGTTTCTTTGGTGGGCTATTGCATGGATGAAGATCATTTGGCACTCGTATGCGAATTTATGCCCAAGGGAAACCTTAAAGAATACCTCAAAG CTAGTCAAACTGAGACGCCTTTGAAATGGGAACAACGTCTCCGAATTGCCATTGATGCCGCACAAG GACTTGAGTATCTGCACACCGGATGCAAACCTCCACTTGTTCATAGAGACGTGAAGACCGCTAACATACTCTTGAACGAAAGACTAGAAGCGAAAATAGCCGATTTTGGACTATCCAAGCGTTTCCAAGATGACAACACCGGCCACACATCCACAAGGATTGTTGGCACTATCGGATACCTTGATCCAGA GTACTATGTCAATAACCAACTCAGCCGGAAGAGCGATGTGTATAGCTTTGGAGTGGTTCTTTTGGAACTCATCACTGGAAAATCTCCCATATTTAGTGATCTTGAAGACATTCACATAGTTCAATGGGTTAAAGAAAGGCTTGCCAATGGAAACATAGAGGATGTTATTGACACAATCATATGCGAAGAGGGAGTCCTGAATTCATCTTGGAAGGTGGCCAATGTCGCATTGGCAAGCACTACACACACTTCGAGTACGAGGCCAACGATGACTGAAGTGGTGATGGAGCTAAAGGAGTGCTTGGCAATGTACACTGATGGTGATAAGATGTTGAAGCATGGAAGCAGTGAGGTGGATCCGAAACTCTTGGAATTTCATCATGTCGGAAGCATTTCTGATGCTGAAGGCCCTTCGGCTCGTTGA